A window from Hemicordylus capensis ecotype Gifberg chromosome 2, rHemCap1.1.pri, whole genome shotgun sequence encodes these proteins:
- the LOC128344288 gene encoding protein TSSC4-like, with translation MGDEGAGEPFVGIVADGATDYEGVLPSDTVSLSDSDSEDFGFPGEAEVDTISPEEPLPSDDVGCGSDESGDPLPSKRKLPVQPFHLKGMSSSFSQRSQNIFDCLEGAAKQAVPSMAEDNVIDGRFKRPLPPPSLSSKMPAESLGRQSRPPPLRKNSPAVPDYVAHPERWTKYSLEDVSESSDKTNRSIAMEFLEGLKSRREQSSAGPESYTPSFNQDPSSSGAGRIVFTKPTKSGLEASERKRTAVKDDEEAKIIDASQEFKGKPQKRSYTQNEDEKIGLDHLDGGIKEGEGRKQLKLEELGVERGPSTDLAEAHEETVVVTVGFHGSKKRSRKHFRPRISHEEEEEES, from the coding sequence ATGGGAGATGAAGGTGCAGGTGAACCCTTTGTGGGTATCGTGGCTGATGGGGCCACAGATTATGAGGGTGTCCTTCCCTCAGACACAGTTTCCCTGAGTGATTCAGATTCAGAGGACTTTGGGTTCCCAGGCGAGGCTGAAGTTGATACAATATCTCCTGAGGAGCCCCTCCCCTCAGATGACGTGGGTTGTGGATCTGATGAAAGTGGTGACCCTCTGCCCAGCAAGCGTAAATTGCCTGTCCAGCCATTTCATCTGAAAGGCATGAGCTCAAGCTTCTCCCAGCGCAGCCAGAACATTTTTGACTGTCTGGAAGGCGCAGCTAAGCAGGCAGTGCCGTCAATGGCTGAAGATAATGTTATCGATGGAAGATTCAAGCGTCCTCTGCCTCCACCCAGCCTTTCAAGCAAGATGCCAGCAGAAAGCCTTGGAAGACAAAGCAGGCCACCACCACTTCGTAAAAATTCCCCAGCTGTGCCTGACTATGTCGCACACCCAGAACGCTGGACCAAGTACAGCTTGGAGGATGTTTCAGAGTCTAGCGACAAGACCAACAGGTCAATTGCCATGGAGTTCCtggaaggcttgaagagcagaCGGGAACAAAGCTCAGCCGGTCCTGAAAGCTACACTCCCTCTTTCAATCAGGATCCTTCCAGCTCTGGTGCTGGAAGAATTGTTTTTACTAAACCCACCAAGTCTGGTTTAGAAGCATCAGAAAGGAAGAGAACAGCTGTGAAGGACGATGAAGAGGCCAAGATTATTGATGCAAGTCAGGAGTTCAAAGGGAAACCACAAAAAAGGTCTTACACTCAGAATGAGGATGAGAAGATTGGACTAGATCACTTAGATGGTGGTATAAAAGAAGGGGAGGGCCGGAAGCAGCTAAAGTTGGAGGAGCTGGGCGTTGAAAGAGGGCCCAGCACAGATTTGGCTGAGGCACATGAAGAGACAGTGGTGGTGACCGTGGGATTCCATGGTAGCAAGAAAAGGAGTAGGAAACACTTCCGTCCAAGAATCAGccatgaagaagaggaagaagagtccTAA